Proteins from a single region of Thunnus maccoyii chromosome 23, fThuMac1.1, whole genome shotgun sequence:
- the LOC121890643 gene encoding transmembrane protein 178B, translating into MTAGFMGMAVAIILFGWIIGVLGCCWDRGLMQYVAGLLFLMGGTFCIISLCTCVAGINFELSRYPRYLYGLPDDIGHGYGWSMFCAWGGLGLTLIAGFFCTLAPSVQPIPRSSCPKSRQENGTVC; encoded by the exons ATGACGGCAGGTTTCATGGGCATGGCGGTGGCCATCATCCTGTTCGGTTGGATCATCGGCGTGCTAGGCTGCTGCTGGGACCGAGGCCTCATGCAGTATGTGGCTGGCCTTCTCTTCCTCATGGGAG GAACCTTCTGCATCATCTCCCTCTGTACCTGCGTTGCCGGCATCAACTTCGAGCTTTCTCGTTACCCAAGGTACCTGTACGGCCTGCCTGATGACATCGGCCACGGCTATGGCTGGTCCATGTTCTGCGCCTGGGGTGGTCTCGGCCTCACCCTCATTGCCGGTTTCTTCTGCACCCTGGCTCCCTCTGTCCAGCCGATACCCCGATCCTCCTGCCCCAAGTCCCGACAGGAGAATGGCACTGTCTGCTAA